The Styela clava chromosome 10, kaStyClav1.hap1.2, whole genome shotgun sequence genome window below encodes:
- the LOC120337690 gene encoding uncharacterized protein LOC120337690 isoform X1 — protein sequence MSRRKQSRPQHVEFDGKDMPGTEFAIADNKIRLAVSPSRPQIKLESVEEKRVVTTFEMTPTTSNESVNLTQNAPSSVASQRDMLSNGYVSPVDKMTDCDSVVESLPGNNSPIPAERPGMTKTTKSASCGSLSSSSPVLSHQTNRCRRVSAGTVDFTKVKTEYSSMNTNELHIAGEIQNGSRNETQLSPIRTNGNADEESPKRMHSPNSEQITRKQLYQRHHSAADLFNTPMIALERKHECSKCGITFRNKDTYEVHSKHYCSGKRRDIQCHLCEAKFDDEKRLQIHMEVHSLQYICLLCSQRMPTPATCQNHMQLHAENLKVEQPKDGLLPCPSCDLTFGQKSDLVLHLCSQHVTVGNLPQFLYPPIITNPMDQPSSSSLQQQVINRSLSENSNDSSSRDIHKTPPRDKLDDVDLHNISPPVITSTPSRPTGDSIINSVPVSQNAFSCIVCGLGYPDVITLQRHLLTTHTTLTSQKAPSPLQPPPPPMKPPQRQTNRMNCRKVSTVSAPQLSLLSGSVSPAFSRAMQPKLELPKTSTSPAEANRYSPDSSEDVRNKKRKESSNLQEMDNGDQLHQGLKRAKRDVSFLRAKPEASLKVANDSFETRRVSCPAVANKMLAAEQLGLSAALFGGPSEEERNCIQCDIRFSSAANYRAHKKYYCASRHMHKVSDDGQIGFLAPHPQSDDLPESTEFLSTKSRKRNAGNRSSMTYRKRSHLTPLETVRNSPPCQEASSSTVKMNSVRKSCPSHLEPTDTTASKSPSPNRENSPNPALQVTKKHLCQECNIWFSKYDTYMAHKKYYCESRRKDRVSVRSLHASTKIPLKRKSESNLRESIARSGNSLFVPEHISWSPQRSTPSTDPEDDRSTMPNQLDPSSKIERKLSSASENTSMPFPMYGQMDPDMLARISFMQPLILNQYLTMLRERMAQGIQNTGLLFPTLPFTNIPATRSLTPTETTRKSSTDETRNGRLSTSPCSSNTKPQSSNARPTRQSCVAAINVKKEPIDTIRLSPENRITPRLRASPLDLSNKLEKSHLLSTSRSSPMPPYPTIDLRTTALAIVKQEPKSDFPSTDSLNNKTSESGLNIDNDNNSNNKAEASRPNSRPEIRISDSEGFVSVTSQEKDDVPNSAQKSRAQHCKNCDARFTSLSTFIAHKKYYCSGTNNGGLIRNDAKAAQMAH from the exons ATATGCCTGGTACAGAATTTGCGATTGCGGATAATAAAATTAGGTTAGCTGTGTCACCATCACGACCACAGATCAAGCTGGAATCGGTAGAGGAGAAGAGAGTTGTGACGACTTTCGAAATGACGCCTACTACTTCCAATGAAAGCGTAAACTTGACGCAAAACGCGCCATCTTCG GTTGCAAGTCAGCGTGACATGTTAAGTAACGGATACGTGAGCCCAGTGGATAAAATGACAGACTGCGACTCAGTGGTTGAATCATTGCCGGGAAACAATTCACCAATTCCCGCAGAAAGACCAGGAATGACCAAAACAACCAAAAGTGCATCTTGCGGTAGTTTGAGCTCAAGTTCACCCGTACTTTCCCACCAAACAAATCGATGCAGAAGAGTTTCTGCAGGAACTGTCGATTTTACAAAAGTAAAAACTGAATATTCTTCGATGAATACTAATGAACTACACATCGCAGGTGAAATACAAAATGGAAGCAGAAACGAGACACAATTATCACCTATCCG TACCAATGGAAATGCAGACGAAGAAAGCCCAAAACGAATGCATAGTCCAAATAGTGAGCAAATAACCAGAAAACAATTATATCAACGCCATCATAGTGCAGCAGATTTATTCAACACTCCTATGATAGCACTAG aacgcAAGCACGAATGTTCGAAATGCGGCATCACATTCCGAAACAAAGACACGTATGAAGTTCACAGCAAGCATTATTGTAGCGGGAAAAGGCGAGACATTCAATGCCATTTATGCGAAGCAAAATTTGACGACGAAAAACGTTTACAG ATACACATGGAGGTCCATTCTTTGCAATACATTTGCTTATTATGCAGTCAGCGTATGCCAACTCCAGCAACTTGTCAGAACCACATGCAACTTCACGCTGAGAATTTAAAAGTCGAACAACCTAAAGATGGATTGCTACCTTGTCCTTCATGCGATTTAACGTTTGGACAAAAATCTGATCTCGTTTTACATTTATGCTCCCAACATGTAACAGTGGGTAACTTGCCACAATTTCTTTATCCTCCTATCATCACAAATCCAATGGATCAACCCTCATCGTCGTCTCTACAACAACAAGTAATCAACAGGAGTTTGAGCGAAAACAGCAATGATTCATCTTCCCGTGATATACATAAGACACCACCACGAGATAAATTAGATG ATGTTGATTTGCACAACATTTCACCACCTGTTATCACTTCAACTCCATCACGACCGACTGGTGATTCGATAATAAATTCTGTTCCAGTTTCACAAAACGCATTCTCATGTATTGTTTGTGGACTTGGATATCCCGACGTAATTACTTTGCAGCGACATTTACTAACTACACATACAACTCTGACATCACAGAAAGCACCGTCACCCCTTCAACCCCCTCCACCACCAATGAAGCCCCCACAGAGACAGACAAATAGAATGAATTGTCGTAAAGTTTCGACAGTGTCCGCGCCACAGTTGTCTCTTTTGTCCGGCTCAGTTTCGCCCGCATTTAGCAGAGCAATGCAACCCAAATTGGAGTTACCCAAAACGTCAACTTCGCCTGCAGAAGCCAACCGCTATAGCCCAGATAGCAGCGAAGATGTTCGTAACAAAAAACGAAAAGAAAGCTCAAATTTGCAAGAGATGGATAATGGAGACCAATTACACCAAGGACTGAAAAGAGCAAAGAGAGATGTTAGTTTCCTACGTGCAAAACCAGAAGCCAGTCTGAAAGTTGCAAACGATTCTTTTGAAACACGCAGAGTGTCATGTCCAGCGGTCGCCAACAAAATGTTAGCAGCTGAACAGTTAGGATTATCGGCGGCATTGTTTGGCGGACCTTCAGAGGAAGAACGCAATTGCATTCAATGCGATATACGATTTTCAAGCGCTGCTAACTATCGTGCACACAAGAAATATTACTGCGCAAGTCGGCATATGCACAAAGTCAGCGACGATGGACAAATTGGATTCCTTGCGCCGCATCCACAATCAGACGATTTACCTGAATCGACCGAATTTTTGTCAACCAAATCCAGAAAGCGCAACGCAGGAAATCGTTCCAGCATGACGTACAGAAAAAGGTCTCATCTCACGCCGTTGGAAACAGTACGGAATTCACCACCGTGTCAAGAAGCAAGCAGCTCGACAGTCAAAATGAATTCGGTTAGAAAATCGTGCCCATCTCACCTTGAACCAACTGACACTACAGCTTCAAAAAGCCCTTCACCGAACAGGGAAAATTCGCCGAATCCAGCACTTCAGGTGACAAAGAAACATTTATGTCAGGAATGCAATATTTGGTTCTCAAAATACGACACATACATGGCTCACAAGAAATACTACTGCGAGAGTCGTAGAAAGGATCGCGTCAGTGTTAGATCGCTGCACGCATCCACAAAAATACCTCTCAAACGCAAATCGGAATCCAATTTACGAGAGTCAATAGCGAGATCTGGAAATTCACTTTTTGTACCAGAACATATATCCTGGAGTCCACAAAGAAGCACTCCGTCTACTGATCCCGAAGATGATCGTTCAACGATGCCTAATCAGTTGGATCCTTCATCGAAAATAGAGAGGAAACTTTCCTCAGCGAGTGAAAACACATCCATGCCTTTTCCAATGTATGGTCAAATGGACCCTGATATGCTGGCAAGGATATCATTTATGCAACCTTTAATATTAAACCAATATCTTACCATGCTACGAGAGCGCATGGCCCAAGGTATCCAGAACACTGGTCTCTTGTTCCCGACTTTACCATTTACAAACATCCCTGCCACAAGAAGCTTGACGCCCACAGAAACAACCCGCAAAAGTTCTACGGACGAAACTCGTAATGGGCGTTTATCCACAAGCCCGTGTAGCTCAAACACAAAGCCCCAATCGTCAAATGCAAGACCAACAAGACAAAGTTGTGTAGCGGCTATCAATGTTAAAAAAGAGCCTATTGATACTATACGCCTATCACCGGAAAATAGAATTACTCCGCGTCTTCGTGCTTCTCCTCTGGATCTCAGTAACAAATTGGAAAAATCTCATTTGCTGTCAACTTCACGCTCGTCACCAATGCCTCCTTATCCCACAATCGATTTACGAACTACGGCTCTTGCCATAGTGAAACAAGAGCCCAAATCTGACTTTCCGTCTACGGATTCATTGAATAATAAAACGTCCGAATCTGGTCTAAACATAGACAATGACAATAACAGCAACAATAAGGCGGAGGCGAGCAGACCAAATTCGAGACCAGAAATAAGAATTTCTGATAGTGAAGGTTTCGTCTCTGTTACATCACAGGAAAAAGACGATGTTCCAAATTCAGCTCAAAAATCTCGCGCCCAACACTGCAAAAACTGCGATGCTCGTTTTACCAGTCTTTCCACATTTATTGCTC
- the LOC120337690 gene encoding uncharacterized protein LOC120337690 isoform X2, whose amino-acid sequence MPGTEFAIADNKIRLAVSPSRPQIKLESVEEKRVVTTFEMTPTTSNESVNLTQNAPSSVASQRDMLSNGYVSPVDKMTDCDSVVESLPGNNSPIPAERPGMTKTTKSASCGSLSSSSPVLSHQTNRCRRVSAGTVDFTKVKTEYSSMNTNELHIAGEIQNGSRNETQLSPIRTNGNADEESPKRMHSPNSEQITRKQLYQRHHSAADLFNTPMIALERKHECSKCGITFRNKDTYEVHSKHYCSGKRRDIQCHLCEAKFDDEKRLQIHMEVHSLQYICLLCSQRMPTPATCQNHMQLHAENLKVEQPKDGLLPCPSCDLTFGQKSDLVLHLCSQHVTVGNLPQFLYPPIITNPMDQPSSSSLQQQVINRSLSENSNDSSSRDIHKTPPRDKLDDVDLHNISPPVITSTPSRPTGDSIINSVPVSQNAFSCIVCGLGYPDVITLQRHLLTTHTTLTSQKAPSPLQPPPPPMKPPQRQTNRMNCRKVSTVSAPQLSLLSGSVSPAFSRAMQPKLELPKTSTSPAEANRYSPDSSEDVRNKKRKESSNLQEMDNGDQLHQGLKRAKRDVSFLRAKPEASLKVANDSFETRRVSCPAVANKMLAAEQLGLSAALFGGPSEEERNCIQCDIRFSSAANYRAHKKYYCASRHMHKVSDDGQIGFLAPHPQSDDLPESTEFLSTKSRKRNAGNRSSMTYRKRSHLTPLETVRNSPPCQEASSSTVKMNSVRKSCPSHLEPTDTTASKSPSPNRENSPNPALQVTKKHLCQECNIWFSKYDTYMAHKKYYCESRRKDRVSVRSLHASTKIPLKRKSESNLRESIARSGNSLFVPEHISWSPQRSTPSTDPEDDRSTMPNQLDPSSKIERKLSSASENTSMPFPMYGQMDPDMLARISFMQPLILNQYLTMLRERMAQGIQNTGLLFPTLPFTNIPATRSLTPTETTRKSSTDETRNGRLSTSPCSSNTKPQSSNARPTRQSCVAAINVKKEPIDTIRLSPENRITPRLRASPLDLSNKLEKSHLLSTSRSSPMPPYPTIDLRTTALAIVKQEPKSDFPSTDSLNNKTSESGLNIDNDNNSNNKAEASRPNSRPEIRISDSEGFVSVTSQEKDDVPNSAQKSRAQHCKNCDARFTSLSTFIAHKKYYCSGTNNGGLIRNDAKAAQMAH is encoded by the exons ATGCCTGGTACAGAATTTGCGATTGCGGATAATAAAATTAGGTTAGCTGTGTCACCATCACGACCACAGATCAAGCTGGAATCGGTAGAGGAGAAGAGAGTTGTGACGACTTTCGAAATGACGCCTACTACTTCCAATGAAAGCGTAAACTTGACGCAAAACGCGCCATCTTCG GTTGCAAGTCAGCGTGACATGTTAAGTAACGGATACGTGAGCCCAGTGGATAAAATGACAGACTGCGACTCAGTGGTTGAATCATTGCCGGGAAACAATTCACCAATTCCCGCAGAAAGACCAGGAATGACCAAAACAACCAAAAGTGCATCTTGCGGTAGTTTGAGCTCAAGTTCACCCGTACTTTCCCACCAAACAAATCGATGCAGAAGAGTTTCTGCAGGAACTGTCGATTTTACAAAAGTAAAAACTGAATATTCTTCGATGAATACTAATGAACTACACATCGCAGGTGAAATACAAAATGGAAGCAGAAACGAGACACAATTATCACCTATCCG TACCAATGGAAATGCAGACGAAGAAAGCCCAAAACGAATGCATAGTCCAAATAGTGAGCAAATAACCAGAAAACAATTATATCAACGCCATCATAGTGCAGCAGATTTATTCAACACTCCTATGATAGCACTAG aacgcAAGCACGAATGTTCGAAATGCGGCATCACATTCCGAAACAAAGACACGTATGAAGTTCACAGCAAGCATTATTGTAGCGGGAAAAGGCGAGACATTCAATGCCATTTATGCGAAGCAAAATTTGACGACGAAAAACGTTTACAG ATACACATGGAGGTCCATTCTTTGCAATACATTTGCTTATTATGCAGTCAGCGTATGCCAACTCCAGCAACTTGTCAGAACCACATGCAACTTCACGCTGAGAATTTAAAAGTCGAACAACCTAAAGATGGATTGCTACCTTGTCCTTCATGCGATTTAACGTTTGGACAAAAATCTGATCTCGTTTTACATTTATGCTCCCAACATGTAACAGTGGGTAACTTGCCACAATTTCTTTATCCTCCTATCATCACAAATCCAATGGATCAACCCTCATCGTCGTCTCTACAACAACAAGTAATCAACAGGAGTTTGAGCGAAAACAGCAATGATTCATCTTCCCGTGATATACATAAGACACCACCACGAGATAAATTAGATG ATGTTGATTTGCACAACATTTCACCACCTGTTATCACTTCAACTCCATCACGACCGACTGGTGATTCGATAATAAATTCTGTTCCAGTTTCACAAAACGCATTCTCATGTATTGTTTGTGGACTTGGATATCCCGACGTAATTACTTTGCAGCGACATTTACTAACTACACATACAACTCTGACATCACAGAAAGCACCGTCACCCCTTCAACCCCCTCCACCACCAATGAAGCCCCCACAGAGACAGACAAATAGAATGAATTGTCGTAAAGTTTCGACAGTGTCCGCGCCACAGTTGTCTCTTTTGTCCGGCTCAGTTTCGCCCGCATTTAGCAGAGCAATGCAACCCAAATTGGAGTTACCCAAAACGTCAACTTCGCCTGCAGAAGCCAACCGCTATAGCCCAGATAGCAGCGAAGATGTTCGTAACAAAAAACGAAAAGAAAGCTCAAATTTGCAAGAGATGGATAATGGAGACCAATTACACCAAGGACTGAAAAGAGCAAAGAGAGATGTTAGTTTCCTACGTGCAAAACCAGAAGCCAGTCTGAAAGTTGCAAACGATTCTTTTGAAACACGCAGAGTGTCATGTCCAGCGGTCGCCAACAAAATGTTAGCAGCTGAACAGTTAGGATTATCGGCGGCATTGTTTGGCGGACCTTCAGAGGAAGAACGCAATTGCATTCAATGCGATATACGATTTTCAAGCGCTGCTAACTATCGTGCACACAAGAAATATTACTGCGCAAGTCGGCATATGCACAAAGTCAGCGACGATGGACAAATTGGATTCCTTGCGCCGCATCCACAATCAGACGATTTACCTGAATCGACCGAATTTTTGTCAACCAAATCCAGAAAGCGCAACGCAGGAAATCGTTCCAGCATGACGTACAGAAAAAGGTCTCATCTCACGCCGTTGGAAACAGTACGGAATTCACCACCGTGTCAAGAAGCAAGCAGCTCGACAGTCAAAATGAATTCGGTTAGAAAATCGTGCCCATCTCACCTTGAACCAACTGACACTACAGCTTCAAAAAGCCCTTCACCGAACAGGGAAAATTCGCCGAATCCAGCACTTCAGGTGACAAAGAAACATTTATGTCAGGAATGCAATATTTGGTTCTCAAAATACGACACATACATGGCTCACAAGAAATACTACTGCGAGAGTCGTAGAAAGGATCGCGTCAGTGTTAGATCGCTGCACGCATCCACAAAAATACCTCTCAAACGCAAATCGGAATCCAATTTACGAGAGTCAATAGCGAGATCTGGAAATTCACTTTTTGTACCAGAACATATATCCTGGAGTCCACAAAGAAGCACTCCGTCTACTGATCCCGAAGATGATCGTTCAACGATGCCTAATCAGTTGGATCCTTCATCGAAAATAGAGAGGAAACTTTCCTCAGCGAGTGAAAACACATCCATGCCTTTTCCAATGTATGGTCAAATGGACCCTGATATGCTGGCAAGGATATCATTTATGCAACCTTTAATATTAAACCAATATCTTACCATGCTACGAGAGCGCATGGCCCAAGGTATCCAGAACACTGGTCTCTTGTTCCCGACTTTACCATTTACAAACATCCCTGCCACAAGAAGCTTGACGCCCACAGAAACAACCCGCAAAAGTTCTACGGACGAAACTCGTAATGGGCGTTTATCCACAAGCCCGTGTAGCTCAAACACAAAGCCCCAATCGTCAAATGCAAGACCAACAAGACAAAGTTGTGTAGCGGCTATCAATGTTAAAAAAGAGCCTATTGATACTATACGCCTATCACCGGAAAATAGAATTACTCCGCGTCTTCGTGCTTCTCCTCTGGATCTCAGTAACAAATTGGAAAAATCTCATTTGCTGTCAACTTCACGCTCGTCACCAATGCCTCCTTATCCCACAATCGATTTACGAACTACGGCTCTTGCCATAGTGAAACAAGAGCCCAAATCTGACTTTCCGTCTACGGATTCATTGAATAATAAAACGTCCGAATCTGGTCTAAACATAGACAATGACAATAACAGCAACAATAAGGCGGAGGCGAGCAGACCAAATTCGAGACCAGAAATAAGAATTTCTGATAGTGAAGGTTTCGTCTCTGTTACATCACAGGAAAAAGACGATGTTCCAAATTCAGCTCAAAAATCTCGCGCCCAACACTGCAAAAACTGCGATGCTCGTTTTACCAGTCTTTCCACATTTATTGCTC